Proteins encoded together in one Drosophila gunungcola strain Sukarami chromosome 2R unlocalized genomic scaffold, Dgunungcola_SK_2 000013F, whole genome shotgun sequence window:
- the LOC128256218 gene encoding LOW QUALITY PROTEIN: ornithine decarboxylase 2-like (The sequence of the model RefSeq protein was modified relative to this genomic sequence to represent the inferred CDS: inserted 1 base in 1 codon) produces the protein MLNNLVVSPERISFAHPCRPVNHLKYAKEQMVVNGTVDNEYEVYKLYKHYPNSNLIVRFKSEAKXALHFLSEKFGCNVKADAAALLLLPKALDLKVTGTSFHVGSGCSEVEAYDRAIEKAENIFKCGELIGHDMNLMDIGGGFPGTDDALFENIADAVNTSVQLRFPDERVQIIAEPGRFFVEAAYTLICKIHAKREVRNKAGKLDTLMYYINDGIYGFLACTFTPP, from the exons ATGTTAAATAACTTGGTCGTTTCACCTGAGCGTATTAGCTTTGCACATCCTTGTCGTCCAGTCAACCACTTGAAGTACGCCAAGGAGCAGATGGTGGTCAATGGCACGGTGGACAATGAGTACGAGGTTTACAAGCTCTATAAGCACTATCCCAACTCCAA TCTAATTGTAAGATTCAAAAGCGAGGCCA GGGCACTGCATTTTTTGAGCGAAAAGTTTGGATGCAATGTGAAGGCGGATGCCGCTGCCCTACTGCTCCTGCCCAAGGCCTTGGATCTGAAGGTTACTGGCACTAGTTTCCATGTAGGTTCCGGATGCAGCGAGGTGGAGGCCTACGACCGGGCCATCGAAAAAGCCGAGAACATCTTCAAGTGCGGCGAGCTTATTGGTCATGACATGAATTTAATGGACATTGGCGGTGGTTTTCCCGGCACCGATGATGCACTGTTCGAGAAT attgCTGACGCTGTAAACACCTCGGTGCAGCTCCGTTTCCCCGATGAGCGGGTCCAAATAATTGCCGAACCAGGACGTTTCTTTGTGGAGGCTGCTTACACTTTGATCTGTAAGATCCATGCCAAGCGGGAGGTCCGAAATAAAGCTGGGAAGTTGGACACATTAATGTATTACATAAATGACGGCATCTACGGGTTCCTGGCCTGCACTTTTACACCTCCGTAG